In the Diceros bicornis minor isolate mBicDic1 chromosome X, mDicBic1.mat.cur, whole genome shotgun sequence genome, aaaaatactttacatatCGGCCAAATGCCACGTGATCCAAAAACTAGAGTAGATCCCACTTTTTAGAGCTACAGCTCTTTTCCCGCCAAGTGAGGTGGCTCTGAAAAGAGCCTTTGGGTGGCGATGCTCAGGTGGTTCTGAGGCAGCTCATCTGTGGCTGAGGTATTTGACGAGGGCCTTGGTGCCCTCGGACACGGCGTGCTTGCCAGTCTCCCATGGCAGCAGCAGGCGCACAGCGGTCTGGATCTCTCTGCAGGAGATGGTGGAGCGCTTGGTGAAGAGAGCCAGGAGTGCAGCCTCATCAGCGATGCACTCAAAGATGTCCTTTACGAACGAATCCATGATGCTCAGGGCCTCCTGAGAACGGCTCAGGCCCTCGTGAACCTGCTTCAGAACCCTGGGGAAATTGGTGGTGAAACCGTCGAGGCAGCGGCGGCAGCAGCGCCTTGGCTTCTTCTTCCTGTCAACCCAGTGATTATTTAAGAATGTCAGCTCTTAGAAGAGGGTGGTAAGATAATACTTGAGCTTGCAAATAGGTACGGACAGCATAATCTCTTTGTAGGAAAAGATATGAATATTGATAGACCACAGTTTGAACGGTTATACACTCAAATGCTAACAGTTCTATTGGTGGGATTATAAGTGATTGGTTCTTATAAATTTTCAAGTTATGAAAGTATTGTTTCAGGAGAGAAAAAGtatcaataaaatgggaaatatttttaaattaaaagcataacCCTTTAAAGAATCTTTGATAATACATGCAAAGATATTTCTACATGTATGAATGGAAAACAGTTTAGAAGTCAAACCAAACAAATTATAGaaccaaaaaaaattatagaaattgaaCCAAACGTGGACTTAAGGGTAAAGAAGAATCGAAGAAATGGAGGTCATCAATAAGCTATCATACCAAATTTCTAGGCTTCCAAGGGTGTATCTGATCAGACCTTCAAGGAATAGGTAATTCTACGCTAATAAAATAGTTCCAGATAACGaaggaaaaaaattcctttttgttTCTAGAAAATATAATACAATGATAAAACCTATTGAAGAAAGCATGCTAAACAAATTTCTGAGAAATCTCATTTATAAATAAGGATACAAAAATCCTActtcaaatattattaaataaatctagtgtcacatttcagaaaaTACTAAATAAGGGAAACAGCTTTACTGCTGTAAATAACAAATTACAAGCATCAAATCAGGGTAAATATTATCCATAAAACAAAATACCCCATACAAACTTTTTTCAACATGAACTTTATTGTGGaattcatttatataaataatcaagGACCCAAACACAGTCCAGAAATAGCTAAATCCAAAAGTTCATGAAACAGTACCTTTTTCAAGCTTCCTAGAAACTGAAGTACCTAGTCTAACTTGTTCAGGTTTATCCGATTCTATTCTTTTCCAGTCTGTACTCTTTTGTTATTTAACATGCAAATCTTCATGACCTGCAAATATGCATCACTGGATGATGGGAGTGGTCAATCAGAGCAGTCCAAGTCCCATCCTCCACTGGCTCAGCCAATGAAGGATCTGCAGAACCTGACCCACAGTCATTGGTTCAAAGTGGGAGCAGGTAACCCAGGAGTGAACCAGTAAGTGCCGTCTTTGGTGTTCATCCTTGGAGACTGAGGAGGAAATTGACGTGATATTTTTTTTGTCCGTTGTTTGTTCAGGGCGCTAAACCTCAATCCCTGTTAATAGTACGTttattggagaagaaaaaaatctctctggTTAGACAGAGAAGTGATTCTAGTTACTAGAAGAGTAGCCCCACATTATGTATTTAAGAAATGCTGAGTAAAACTACTCTAGGTGAGCAATTGTTTTTCCCATCTCATATCTGTATGAGTACTCACTTAATAGATATATGTCTTGCACCTGCCACCATGTACTTCTCATCTGCTCCCACTCAATTTAACACTTACACTGCTCTGGATGGAATCAATACATTAATGAAAAGAATGACTACCAAATATAACTGAACAATGGGAGTTACTATCCAACCCCAGCTCACCTTGCAACGTCCATTCTTTCCTTTAGACCCTTTGAAATGAGCCTAATCTTGTGCAAATACAGCCTAAATAGTGTGCAAATGCGGAGGATGCTGAATCTATCATGGATGTACAGTATCTTTCTCAAATTCGTAAATGGCAATGTTGAAAGGAAAGCAAATATGTTTGAGCACATCAGCAACCAGCATGGTTCCCCATGTGTGTAACTTGGATCCAAAGGATCTGGGAAGTGTCATCAGGAGAAGACTTGGAGGTATAGAGGCAGGCACACAACAGGTGACCTCAAATACTGGAGGAAGGGTTAACTATGCTGTGTGGGTCTCCAGCACACAGTCCTAGGACTATTAAATAGAAGCTACAAGGAGGCAGGTTTGGGCACAGTGTAAGCAGCCTGTCACAGCAGGGTGCTGAGTGACTCTACTGGATAATTGTTTCAGGCAAGAGGTAAGGTATTGGTGACCAATATGATTACTTTCAATTCTCAAATCCTCTGGCTACACTAAGCCCTGTGATTGTGTCACTTCATTGACATTTGATCAGAGTTGACCCACCTACCGTTTTGCTTATCGAAGTTTGTTATTGCAGAGAAAACAGCTTCCACTTCCTGTAAACCCAGTGATTATTTAAGAATGTCAGCTCTTAGAAGAGGGTGGTAAGATAATACTTGAGCTTGCAAATAGGTACGGACAGCATAATCTCCTTGTAGGAAAAGATATGAATATTGATAGACCACAGTTTGAATGGTCATACGCTCAAATGCTAACAGTTCTATTGGTGGGATTATAAGTGATTGGTTCTTATAAATTTTCAAGTTATGAAAGTATTGTTTAAGGGCAGGGATCAAGACTTGCATATTTATATGTATTCCTTCTTGTATTAGTCAGATcgagttgccataacaaaataccatagactgggtggtttaaacaacagaaatttattttttcacagttctggaggatagaAGTCTCAGATCAAGGTCCCACAGGGTCACTTTCTGGTGAGAActcccttcctggcttgcagatggccactctCTTGttgtgtgctcacatggcagggagagagagagagatctctggtgtctcttcctcttcttttaaggccACAGTCCTATTAGATTAAGGCCACACCCTTATGGCCTCAATTAAccaccttaattacctcctatcTCCAGATCTAGTCACgtttggggttaggacttcaacatatgaatgtttCGGAGGAGGGggaacaattcagtccatagcacttaCACTCCCCCCAAACACCAAAAATACTTGGTTCATAAAACAGTGAATTAAGAACAAGACCAGAGGTTCAGCACTGTGGGTCATTAGCACGTTATTAGATATCCAAGTTTATGTTCAATAGATGTGATGTGCTCAGCACAGTGCATGTTAGCAAGTgcttcctgccccctcccctatCCAATCCCAGCCTTGGCTGTCCCCTCCCATTAAGTTGAAAGCACTTCCCAGAAAACAAGAGAGCCCAAATAAAATTCCAGCCCTTATTCATCTTAGATCACTTCAGACCCTGtgctttcatttcctcatctctgaaataaGGGGGTTCTCTAATTCTATGATTCCATCTCTATGGAAAAAGCACCTAGCATCCCCAAGTCAGGACCCACTGGACCTGGACAGAGGAGAGCCTTTCCCATGCAACTAACCTGCTAAAGCGGCTTTCCTGCAACCATTTTGTTTGGCTGAAAAGAGTGCCCTTGTGTACTTCCATTCCTTAGAAGACCACCAAGAATGGACCACAGGAGTCTCAACATaatgattatatttattattttattgctacattagaaatgaaaataaactgtGAGAAGCTGCAAATGCATGCAACTTCATGAAGATTATGGAGCAATGGAGGCACCCATTGCAGAAGATTAAAAGTGGTTTATCCTGTAGAAACTGCATGGACTACACACACAAAGGTCATCAATGGTGAAATTACTGACAGCATCTGCCAGCCGGAATTTATGCACCAATGAAGAGTTTACAAATGagcataaggaaacattggctacCCCTGACTCTTAGCCAGGGAGTATGGGTGAGAAGACATCAGAAGATGCCTAAAATCTCTACAACACAAAGGTTTACAAAAAAAACAAGCCGAAATCCAAGACACTCAGGCAGTGGTGAAATCTGATCTTGAGAGGAGATCCCCATCTTACGATGTTTGAACACACTCTTTCTCCTGCTGGatagctgggaaaaaaaaaaacacaaaaaatcatGAAGAGGGTATTTTCCTAAGTTCAGTTTCTTCCAAAGGAGCTCTTTGCCAAGTCATTGAAAGCTGCCATACCTGCTTTAAATTTCGAATGCCAAGGCACTAACCATAAATCCTCAgtcagggctgtgtgtgtgtgtgtgcacgcacacatgTTAACCAGCTGAATGTTCACTAGAATCTACATCAactgtgtgtttttttcccctttgagaGGTAGATTTATGCTGTTGTCATTTTTTCCACAGATTATTCTGAGGCTGAGGAGCAAGTGAAGCATTTTCTTCAGATTTATTTATTGCTATACAATCAGGAAGTTTCTCCAGTAGGCTGTAAATCAGGAGGGCAAAATTGATCCCTTGATCCCTGGAAGACTTGAGTATACCCAAGATCTATACTAGTTCTCCCACCTCATCTTGTCATCGGGTAGAgaaggacaaaaccccagagtTTGTATGGCTCTATAGGGATGAGATCACAGACACAAACTGCTAGATGCAGAAACACGGCAAATAACCAAAAATTGGACAAAACTAAGATGTTTCTAATACTAAGTCTAATATTCCAAGATTGGTTTTAATGTGGTTTTTAGTAATTTTCCAacaaaaaactcttttttttattCCCCCATTACTACTATGGCCTATTTTGTAAGAACCTATTTGTAAGAAGGCAACTATTTGATGTTTTTAAACGTTGCATTAAATACATTGGTACTCCACTTATTGCTTACTTTGTGGCAAAATTTACTAGAGGAGTTTATTTACTGAACCTATGAACTTTCATCATTGTTTGTCTCAACTAGAGAGCCCCCATGACTTACTTTCCTTTGAAGGAagagtatttttttcttcagtattaGTTTTCTTCAGTTTTGATCTGTCAAACTTCTCCACTTCAGACAAGTCTGGCTTATCACTCATCTTGActaaaagaaagactgaaaaaaaatttaaaaatttatctggTAGAACTATTATCAGACTAAGGAGTAACAGCCAAAATTCTCACATTTAATATCATTGTGTATTTTACCTGGTGATTTTCTAGAGGAAAAGAGCAACAGATCTTAGAAGAGTTGTGTTTTTATTAGAATAGTTTTTATTCCACATCATTTACTGATAGACAGTAAATGCCATTGAATCAGGATGCACTAGAAACCAAGATGCTCTAGAATTCTGCAGCCAATATGTCTGACTCTTTTAAAATCATAGCAAAGGTAAAATGGAAGTGATAGAAACACAGGAGTAATAgggatagaagaaaaaataaggacTGGGTTCAACCAGCTAATGATTTTGTAAAAGGAGATAGCGTTATTTGAGCACCTTCACGTTGTACTCAACTACTTTTGGGGGACATTTTTCTTGGGGGGGGTTGGGAGCAGCAGACAAAAAAAGGTGGCATAAGTTGTATTACTTCCTTTCCATTTTATCTGCCCAAAGACACTAGATTAAGGAGCTACAATAAGAGAGGGAGGGATTTAATCTGGTCATAACTAATTACACCTCTCATAATAGCTCCTTATGGTTCTTACAGGTTTGTAAATGCTGTAAGATGGCACAGCTAACTAGGATCAGACCAAAGACTTCAGCAGAAAGGGATAAACCAAACAGAGTGGCTTTTTATTTCACCATGTTCTCTCTGCAAAGGGAGAGGCTAGAAGACGAGGTGCCCTATGACCATTTCGGGTTTGTCCAGAGGAGGAGACAAGAGCAGACTCCAGAAACCGGAAAGCAGGGCTCTCATGCGCGTGCCTGGCCCCGCCCTGGTGGGGTCAGACACCTCTAGTGCCCAGAGTAGGACGGACAGGCCCCCAAGCAGCCAAAAGTCCCCAGTGTGCCTCTCTTCCGTCGAGGTCACTCTAAAACCCTCCTTTGACAAGCGATCAGACGCCAATCTCCAGAGTTAGGGAAACCAGGACCAATACATAAATAATGACATGGCCGGGTGCATACGCCAGTTTGTCAAGGGTAGTTTTCTTACATTATCAAATCACCATCATCGTCGTCGGGGCGCCCAGCCTAACCTATCGGCCCCGGGAGGGGAGAGAGcgaagggccagccccagagggcCCATTGCGGGTGCCGCCAAACTCCTCGTCCTCGCAGCCTCGGACAAGCAGCCCCCGCCGACGGGCCGCTCCGGGGGCCGCCCCCTTGGGCCTTCCAGGGACCAACCCGGGAGGCCCGGCGTCGCGCGCAGAAGGCGGCGCCGCGGAAGACAAAGGCGCCGACCCGCCAGGAGGCGCAGATACGAAACGCCAGTCCCAACCCGGCCCTTCCAGTTCCCGAAGGACCGACACCCCCCGGCCCGCGGCCGCCGCGTCCCCTGTCCCCACAGTCCTGGCTCCGGAGGGGCCGCCCGTCCTCACCTGAAGGCTTGAAGACCCGTGAAAGACAGACCGCTGGGCTGAGACGGCGCCGCACACTGAACGAGCCTGCCTTCCCGCGCCGAAGCTCCAGTTCTCTGCCGCGTAGCCGACTCCGCCCCAGACTCCGCCCCAGCCCTCTCCGATTGGCCGAGGGATCCCTGGCCCGCCTCCTCGCCCGTCGCTCCGCTTTAGCCCTGTCGGCCTGAGTCCAGACGGTCTCCCCTCTGCTCAGGACCTCCCCCGCTGCAGCAGGGTCTTGATGACGTCACACCAGACCGGCCTCCCAAGACCGCATCCAAGCCCTCTCTGATTCGCCGAGGGATCCAAATGCAGCTTGCCTCCCTTGCCTCTCCCGCTACTTTCGTCCTGAGGGTCCACTTCCCTTCTGAAGTATACTCGCTCCTCCATGATGATTGGGGCCTCTACCATAAGCAGACCCTTCTTGCCCAGTGAGCTTTCAACGTCTGGAATTCTGAGATCCAAGCTCAAGGAGCCCTAATCAGCCTCTCTGGCCTTTTTTAGCCGTAGGAGCCCAAGTACGCTGTGAAAACCAAACAGTGGTTTGGAAGCGGTGCTCAGTGTTGTCTGTTCTAACCCCCGGCCAGGTCATGGAGGAAGGGTGCTCATGGAGAGGGTGGGCGGTTCAGGGTCATTCACCCCCACAGCTGGACAGTTCTGTGACAGTGGTGCTCTCCTACGTAAAAGTCACATTTTCGATTTTCTCAGCCGCTGAACATGGTACTAGTCAGTTTAGGTAATCAGAGGAGCATGTACTGAGGCTATTCATCTTTATTTCCCCAATCCCTACCACTTCTTTTGGCCCACAGGAGACGCTAGACAAATACCTGTCTGTAGATTGAAGTAATAAATCCATGATAGAGCAGAATTTTTGGACAGCAGCACCACCCACTGTATATGTTGGGGGAGAAGAGGGTGGATCTGGTAGTTCCTCGAAAGGACTAAATGTTCAAGGTCTTTCTGGATACTCACCCAGAATCTTAGAGTGTTAAGGTAAAATGGAGATAGGACTATGTCTTTAGCTTGTACCCCATATGTTCCATATGGTTCCTGTATGGTGGTAGAGATCTGCATAGATCAGCAATCACTCTCTCCACAAGGAT is a window encoding:
- the LOC131400331 gene encoding histone H2B type 2-E-like translates to MDVARKKKPRRCCRRCLDGFTTNFPRVLKQVHEGLSRSQEALSIMDSFVKDIFECIADEAALLALFTKRSTISCREIQTAVRLLLPWETGKHAVSEGTKALVKYLSHR
- the TMSB15C gene encoding thymosin beta-15C, which encodes MSDKPDLSEVEKFDRSKLKKTNTEEKNTLPSKETIQQEKECVQTS